The following coding sequences lie in one Methanopyrus sp. SNP6 genomic window:
- a CDS encoding 30S ribosomal protein S19, with protein MAEERSKDDIPDWWEKEWVEFRYRGYTLDELMKMPIEEFIELLPARQRRSLKRGLPSRHKKLLRKVRRARRLLRLGKKPPVIRTHCRDMIILPEMVGLTIAVYNGKEFKEVKIEPEMIGHYLGEFAKTRKTVEHGDPGIGATRSSLFVPLK; from the coding sequence ATGGCGGAGGAACGTTCGAAGGATGACATACCGGACTGGTGGGAGAAGGAGTGGGTTGAGTTCAGGTACCGTGGCTACACCCTGGATGAGCTGATGAAGATGCCCATCGAGGAGTTCATTGAGCTACTCCCCGCACGCCAGCGTCGCTCACTGAAACGCGGCTTGCCTTCCAGACACAAGAAGCTGCTACGCAAAGTCCGGCGAGCTAGGAGGCTCCTTAGGCTCGGTAAGAAGCCCCCGGTGATCCGGACCCACTGCCGGGATATGATCATCCTGCCCGAGATGGTAGGACTGACCATTGCGGTGTATAACGGAAAGGAGTTCAAAGAGGTGAAAATCGAGCCGGAGATGATCGGTCACTACCTTGGTGAGTTCGCCAAGACCAGGAAGACTGTCGAGCACGGAGATCCAGGAATTGGTGCTACACGGAGCTCGTTGTTCGTGCCGCTGAAGTAA
- the mvk gene encoding mevalonate kinase — protein MRISVKAPLKAILAGEHAVVYGYPAVAVALDTYVRVVAEPGDDSFRVETELSCEGDVMADITRDGNVKDFRSESLREELTYVATAVRKASEEFDAHPSNLRIMSEAPAASGLGTSAAITAAVLLALAEVSNVDVSREEIRKLVREVELEVQGKASWTDATVVTYGGFVRVSGREFKPIEPERDPVLVVAHSQEPSRTGEMVRRVAEFRERLGIVDGIMKLIGKLVEDLEVALHDGDLRTVGELMNVNHGLLAALNVSTRALEEIVNVLRNAGALGAKVTGAGGGGCAVALFEREEDAKRAVETLSALGYEAFVTRPSPCGVKTEGSGS, from the coding sequence TTGCGTATTTCCGTCAAAGCTCCACTGAAGGCTATCTTGGCGGGTGAACATGCCGTCGTTTACGGGTATCCGGCGGTCGCGGTGGCATTAGATACCTACGTCAGGGTCGTAGCGGAACCCGGGGATGATAGTTTCAGGGTGGAAACCGAGCTTAGCTGCGAGGGGGACGTAATGGCCGATATCACACGTGATGGAAATGTAAAGGACTTCCGATCCGAGAGCCTGCGCGAGGAACTGACGTACGTGGCTACGGCGGTGCGAAAGGCATCGGAGGAATTCGACGCCCACCCATCCAACCTGAGGATTATGTCGGAGGCCCCTGCAGCGAGTGGTCTAGGCACATCGGCCGCGATCACAGCGGCAGTGCTACTCGCACTAGCTGAGGTGTCGAACGTAGATGTTTCCAGGGAAGAGATACGGAAACTAGTTCGTGAGGTGGAGCTAGAAGTGCAGGGGAAGGCGAGTTGGACCGACGCCACGGTGGTCACGTACGGCGGGTTCGTGAGAGTTTCAGGACGGGAGTTCAAACCAATCGAACCGGAGCGTGACCCCGTGTTGGTCGTGGCGCATTCTCAGGAACCCAGCCGTACGGGTGAGATGGTGCGTCGAGTGGCTGAGTTCCGCGAGAGGTTGGGTATCGTCGACGGGATCATGAAGCTGATAGGGAAACTCGTCGAGGATCTCGAAGTAGCACTACACGATGGAGACCTAAGGACTGTAGGGGAGCTCATGAACGTCAACCATGGGCTGTTGGCGGCCCTGAACGTCTCTACACGTGCCCTAGAGGAGATCGTGAACGTGCTCAGGAACGCGGGTGCCTTGGGGGCGAAGGTTACCGGCGCCGGAGGAGGAGGATGCGCGGTCGCGTTATTCGAGAGGGAGGAGGACGCGAAACGTGCCGTCGAAACGCTCAGCGCCTTAGGTTACGAGGCGTTCGTCACTCGTCCGAGCCCTTGCGGTGTGAAAACCGAGGGCTCGGGATCTTAG
- a CDS encoding radical SAM protein translates to MCGAKLVVFVTGVCDCGCWYCPVSPRKKGSDVSFANERPIRSERDLIEEAELMNAEGASLTGGDPLMRFERTVDVIRTLKDEFGDDFHIHLYVPAESVREGAVEELDGAGLDELRVHPSSDSIVNRRAAEVLEDSGMDLGFEMPAIPGEEDWIREVAKLADEYGFEFLNVNELEFTESNAEELRRRGFERVDDDMSDAVAGSERTALTALSEVANNVGITLHYCPSEVKDSIQFRERIKRMAKNVARDHEEIDEEGLIVKGIFEVVSGDPEDLANVLINILEVPEEWVHVDGNRVETKPFVVDELADVLSDLEEASRCEIRAWIIREYPTWDRTVVERWPVRG, encoded by the coding sequence GTGTGCGGAGCTAAGCTGGTGGTATTCGTGACCGGGGTGTGTGACTGTGGGTGTTGGTACTGTCCTGTATCGCCGAGGAAGAAAGGGAGCGACGTTTCCTTCGCCAACGAGCGTCCGATACGGTCTGAACGTGATCTAATTGAAGAAGCGGAATTGATGAACGCTGAAGGAGCGAGTCTCACCGGTGGCGATCCGTTAATGCGTTTCGAGAGGACCGTCGACGTCATTCGCACGCTCAAAGACGAGTTCGGCGACGATTTCCACATCCACCTTTACGTACCTGCGGAGTCCGTCAGGGAAGGAGCGGTTGAAGAACTAGATGGAGCGGGACTGGACGAGCTGCGCGTGCATCCATCCTCAGACTCGATAGTCAACAGGCGTGCGGCCGAGGTCCTGGAGGACTCCGGGATGGATCTGGGGTTCGAGATGCCCGCCATCCCCGGGGAAGAAGACTGGATCCGGGAGGTGGCTAAACTAGCGGACGAGTACGGGTTCGAATTCCTCAACGTCAACGAGCTGGAATTCACCGAATCCAACGCCGAAGAGCTCAGAAGACGTGGGTTCGAGCGCGTAGATGACGATATGTCCGACGCTGTCGCCGGGAGCGAGAGGACTGCCCTCACCGCGCTGTCGGAGGTTGCTAACAACGTCGGCATCACCCTCCATTACTGTCCTTCCGAGGTGAAGGACTCCATCCAGTTCCGGGAAAGGATCAAGAGAATGGCGAAGAACGTGGCACGTGACCACGAAGAGATCGATGAGGAGGGACTCATAGTGAAGGGGATTTTCGAGGTGGTATCTGGCGATCCGGAGGATCTCGCCAACGTACTGATCAACATCCTCGAGGTGCCCGAAGAATGGGTGCATGTGGATGGGAACCGAGTAGAGACGAAGCCGTTCGTCGTCGACGAGCTCGCCGACGTACTTTCGGATTTGGAGGAGGCCTCTCGATGTGAGATCAGGGCTTGGATCATCCGTGAGTACCCGACATGGGATAGAACTGTGGTGGAACGATGGCCGGTGCGGGGGTGA
- a CDS encoding DUF473 family protein, translated as MLAITGVSFRVVEQLLTQGHTQIIVRSGNNLDAVVRLQPGDLVFVTTVGKRELKEGVNGVVATVRSVSVVHEHVVTGGDEHFEREFVAARLILSQVGSGRVREYKDLGVGRRVEVDVEMESAVSEAY; from the coding sequence ATGCTCGCAATTACTGGGGTGAGCTTCCGAGTCGTCGAGCAACTCCTCACACAAGGACACACTCAGATAATAGTACGTAGCGGTAACAACCTCGACGCAGTCGTCCGCCTTCAGCCTGGTGATTTAGTCTTCGTGACCACCGTCGGCAAGCGAGAGCTCAAGGAGGGTGTCAATGGTGTCGTAGCCACGGTGCGCTCCGTCAGCGTGGTCCACGAGCACGTCGTAACCGGGGGCGACGAGCACTTCGAGCGGGAATTCGTGGCGGCCAGACTCATCCTGAGTCAAGTCGGGTCCGGTCGTGTTAGGGAGTACAAGGACCTCGGTGTAGGTCGTCGCGTTGAAGTCGACGTGGAAATGGAGTCGGCGGTTTCGGAGGCCTATTGA
- a CDS encoding transglutaminase-like domain-containing protein has protein sequence MKGWSRIRGIATGTLVLLSLALVSAYAVYHDYVEAERYVNAVRARMGWSPLPPKLLPYCDRFDLVTYQQGGFVAIKIFVYPPLTTVPRILPRVKPGEDELSVVRTLALFVSDTMQYDVGAEPPEYLPPVLRRTLTELELWGRWRGACGTAAYMFSYLCRLYGIPTRFVLIEPADTGTVIPGTGSECERFVLHAQVQVWVHGRWITVDPSVGLVGISDRLVQGHRVRPDGTELYTPRVRSYTVCTQGPLVFWDTLTGLVESIV, from the coding sequence TTGAAGGGGTGGAGTAGGATTAGGGGGATCGCCACCGGGACCCTAGTACTCCTATCTCTGGCCCTCGTCTCTGCGTATGCGGTCTACCACGACTACGTCGAGGCCGAGAGATACGTGAATGCTGTCCGCGCCCGTATGGGTTGGTCTCCGTTACCACCCAAACTCCTTCCCTACTGCGATCGGTTCGACTTGGTCACATATCAACAGGGAGGTTTCGTGGCCATCAAGATCTTCGTTTACCCGCCTCTAACTACGGTACCGCGGATCCTCCCTAGGGTGAAACCGGGCGAGGACGAGTTGAGTGTGGTCCGCACCCTGGCGTTGTTCGTGTCCGACACAATGCAATACGATGTAGGGGCGGAACCTCCGGAATACTTACCGCCCGTACTCCGACGAACCCTCACGGAGCTGGAACTGTGGGGCAGATGGCGTGGAGCCTGTGGAACCGCCGCGTACATGTTCTCCTATTTATGCCGACTTTACGGGATCCCGACTCGCTTCGTACTGATAGAACCCGCTGATACGGGAACCGTGATTCCGGGGACGGGATCGGAGTGTGAGAGGTTCGTACTCCACGCGCAGGTTCAGGTCTGGGTTCACGGTCGTTGGATTACCGTGGACCCTTCGGTGGGATTGGTGGGGATCTCGGATCGACTTGTTCAGGGGCATCGAGTACGTCCCGACGGCACCGAGCTTTACACACCTAGGGTTAGGAGTTACACCGTCTGCACCCAAGGACCCCTGGTTTTCTGGGATACGCTCACCGGGCTGGTGGAGTCGATAGTCTAG
- a CDS encoding DUF2226 domain-containing protein: MLPKTLNPVVKDKYVESLEELADLIASADLRTGVVRITARSGDALLDAFIVVLNGKVVYIEVEEVRTGERWRGEEALERLKEILSVVEKGQSAVVDVFEASEEDVEMIFEYHGIRPKEIELDEVLPVPVLETDIELETEKLEGAEKEEAPEETEIEVGEVEEAYDEEPEAVESYDFTEELERESESLSREEILKKYGIKEPDESFVKNILKEFTGVETDLRERISRVLRSYGITVFKAEGIVEVLLGDDTDEEDVVETIRDFMKDVGVDELEVRTYRPEWLGRKI; encoded by the coding sequence ATGTTGCCGAAGACCCTCAATCCTGTGGTGAAGGATAAGTACGTTGAGAGCCTCGAAGAACTGGCTGACTTGATCGCCAGCGCGGATCTAAGGACCGGAGTTGTCAGAATCACCGCACGGTCCGGTGACGCCCTGCTCGACGCATTCATCGTGGTCCTCAACGGTAAGGTAGTCTACATTGAAGTCGAAGAGGTGCGGACCGGAGAACGATGGCGAGGAGAGGAAGCGCTAGAACGCCTGAAGGAGATCTTGAGTGTAGTTGAGAAAGGCCAATCTGCCGTCGTCGACGTGTTCGAAGCCTCGGAAGAGGACGTCGAGATGATCTTCGAATACCACGGTATACGTCCGAAGGAGATCGAACTGGATGAGGTGCTACCGGTCCCCGTACTCGAAACCGATATCGAGCTCGAGACCGAGAAGCTCGAGGGTGCCGAGAAAGAGGAAGCCCCGGAGGAAACCGAGATCGAGGTAGGAGAAGTCGAAGAAGCTTACGATGAGGAACCGGAAGCCGTAGAGTCCTACGATTTCACGGAAGAACTCGAGAGAGAATCGGAATCACTATCGCGGGAGGAGATACTGAAGAAATACGGGATCAAGGAGCCTGACGAATCCTTCGTCAAGAACATCCTGAAGGAGTTCACCGGAGTGGAGACGGACCTTCGAGAGCGGATCTCGAGAGTCCTTCGTAGCTACGGCATAACGGTATTCAAGGCGGAAGGTATCGTCGAAGTCCTCCTGGGAGACGATACCGACGAGGAGGATGTCGTCGAGACAATTCGGGACTTCATGAAGGATGTCGGCGTTGACGAATTGGAGGTCCGCACGTACCGGCCCGAGTGGTTAGGGAGAAAGATTTAA
- a CDS encoding proteasome assembly chaperone family protein has protein sequence MEVEFIRLADEIPECEFLIEGYPGIGMVGVIAIRHVVTECGAEPVFVMKTKDMPTAAIVHEGRVYPSAGVFVLDDLSFFYSEQADMRPGVVQKISESVADLSREIGVECIVCLAGIRAPDLEGEPSLYYAATSDKAAELFDGIAEPLEGGTITGVSGPLLLEGSLRGLDAVCLLVETPGTYPDPKAASRVVEALNEALGLSVDVSKLEEEAERIAKAVEETVHRLREQQRIEEEEAEPTERMFV, from the coding sequence ATGGAAGTTGAATTCATACGGTTGGCGGATGAGATCCCGGAGTGCGAGTTCTTGATTGAGGGGTACCCGGGAATAGGGATGGTGGGCGTAATCGCCATCCGCCACGTGGTGACTGAGTGTGGGGCTGAACCTGTCTTCGTAATGAAAACCAAGGACATGCCGACGGCGGCGATCGTGCACGAGGGCCGTGTGTACCCATCAGCCGGAGTTTTCGTGCTAGACGACCTATCTTTCTTCTACTCGGAGCAGGCCGACATGCGTCCCGGAGTCGTTCAGAAGATCTCGGAGTCAGTGGCCGACCTATCCAGGGAGATAGGCGTGGAGTGCATCGTGTGTTTGGCTGGTATCAGAGCGCCCGACCTCGAGGGTGAGCCCTCACTGTACTACGCCGCCACCTCGGATAAAGCCGCCGAGCTTTTCGATGGTATCGCGGAGCCACTCGAGGGAGGTACGATCACTGGGGTCAGTGGTCCGTTGCTCTTAGAGGGTAGCTTGCGCGGTCTGGACGCGGTCTGCCTTCTCGTCGAGACTCCGGGTACATATCCTGATCCCAAAGCGGCATCTCGGGTCGTAGAAGCCCTCAACGAGGCACTGGGACTCAGTGTAGACGTGTCGAAGCTCGAGGAGGAAGCGGAGCGCATCGCCAAGGCTGTTGAAGAGACTGTACACCGTCTCCGGGAACAGCAACGAATAGAGGAAGAAGAGGCAGAACCGACTGAGAGGATGTTCGTGTAG
- a CDS encoding B12-binding domain-containing radical SAM protein, producing the protein MIDVLLINPPDVTTKYQRFLGITAPPLGLAYIAAVLEEAGYTVKILDCPPLDMSFEDLRRAVRKLRPRIVSIMATTPIIHQAYQAAKIVKEELEDAIVCLGGYHPTFMDIECLKECPYVDVVVRREGEFTLLDLAKVFIDGVKTLSEVLGITYREEDDIVRAPDRPLIRDLDALPFPARHLLPMDKYTFFGAKTTATTMVSSRGCPVGCDFCASSAMHGHKLRMHSAERVVSEMAHVHENYGSNIIAFVDDTFTYDRRRVEEICRLIVESGLDVTWGCAARVDTIDRELLELMREAGCSVLFFGVESGSQEVLDNVGKGFTVEQTKKAFQLCREFGIVTVASAVIGLPGETHRSARQTIKFLKEIDPDYAVVSVATPYPGTKFYKEAVEKGLIEEESWDKYTLTDPVVRTTELSLEDVKKYQKRAMIGFYLRPRYLIRRLKEDGIDAVRVTGTMIAEVAFKKMKALLAKIPSPRFSHRKGSDE; encoded by the coding sequence ATGATCGATGTCCTCCTGATCAACCCCCCCGATGTCACGACTAAGTACCAACGATTCTTGGGAATTACAGCGCCTCCGCTGGGACTAGCCTACATCGCCGCGGTGCTCGAGGAGGCGGGATACACGGTTAAAATCCTCGATTGTCCCCCACTGGACATGTCCTTCGAGGACCTGAGACGAGCCGTACGGAAGCTCCGTCCTAGAATCGTGTCTATCATGGCCACGACACCGATCATTCACCAAGCTTACCAGGCGGCCAAGATAGTCAAGGAGGAACTAGAGGATGCCATCGTATGCCTTGGTGGTTATCATCCCACTTTCATGGATATCGAGTGCCTTAAGGAGTGCCCCTATGTCGACGTTGTGGTACGGCGTGAGGGCGAATTCACGCTCCTGGATCTGGCGAAGGTGTTCATCGACGGCGTAAAAACGCTCTCGGAGGTACTTGGGATCACGTATCGTGAGGAGGACGACATAGTTAGAGCCCCTGACCGGCCCCTCATTCGCGATCTCGACGCACTACCGTTCCCCGCGCGCCACCTTCTTCCCATGGACAAGTACACTTTCTTCGGGGCTAAAACCACCGCCACCACGATGGTATCGAGCAGAGGTTGTCCCGTAGGATGTGACTTCTGCGCTTCTTCAGCGATGCACGGCCACAAACTCCGGATGCACTCGGCCGAGCGTGTGGTCTCCGAGATGGCGCATGTCCATGAGAACTACGGATCGAACATCATAGCCTTCGTCGATGACACATTCACGTACGATCGGCGGCGTGTTGAGGAGATATGTCGGCTCATCGTGGAAAGCGGTTTGGACGTAACCTGGGGCTGTGCCGCGCGTGTCGACACCATCGACAGGGAGCTGCTCGAACTCATGCGCGAGGCGGGATGCTCGGTACTGTTCTTCGGAGTTGAGTCGGGCAGTCAGGAGGTTCTGGACAACGTAGGTAAGGGATTCACGGTCGAGCAGACGAAAAAGGCGTTCCAACTCTGTCGCGAGTTCGGTATAGTAACTGTGGCGTCGGCCGTGATCGGCTTACCAGGAGAGACCCACAGGAGCGCCCGGCAGACGATAAAGTTCCTGAAAGAAATAGACCCCGATTACGCCGTGGTGTCCGTCGCGACGCCATATCCCGGCACTAAGTTCTACAAAGAGGCTGTGGAGAAAGGGCTCATCGAGGAAGAGTCGTGGGACAAGTATACCCTCACGGATCCAGTGGTTAGGACGACCGAATTGTCCCTCGAGGATGTGAAAAAGTACCAAAAGCGCGCCATGATCGGGTTCTACCTCCGTCCCAGGTATCTCATCCGACGGCTGAAAGAGGACGGCATCGACGCCGTCCGCGTAACCGGGACGATGATCGCCGAGGTCGCGTTCAAGAAGATGAAAGCGTTGCTGGCTAAGATCCCGAGCCCTCGGTTTTCACACCGCAAGGGCTCGGACGAGTGA
- a CDS encoding Mur ligase family protein: MNELPFDSIAIIGLGVEGRTCAMRLAELGLKIYASDIREDVDVSSLERLPNVEVELGHHDLDRICECDTVYFSPSIPNDAEIVREVRNVGVPPLEELLTWPDSSEFVVVSGTNGKTTTVHMINYLLDKLGIDREVGGNAGGGFDGYATLYVRAELARPKVVVCEVCDMTLDYFSDRAPRYDVAVFLNLGLDHLDYHGSIERYAARAARFCDRARETAIVKCDGEERKVVERMEGTPRCYDRLDVEVDIPLRGEFYRLDAKAALLAVAEITGESPEELAQLLSDFTGVPGRIMEYRLGEGRLVIGKTDNLSALRAVLKDYGPLDVVFWGTPRPGEDYRIEGIGRALREAEVERVYVFPGLSEETVDDVIEELASSGIEASRVETSEVASKALELARRGRAVGVLGNGQSVITSIQHDVEHAVRFLTAGSERSRG; this comes from the coding sequence GTGAATGAGCTTCCCTTCGACAGCATCGCCATCATCGGGCTAGGAGTGGAGGGACGTACCTGCGCGATGAGGTTAGCGGAACTGGGACTCAAGATCTACGCCTCCGATATCAGGGAAGACGTCGACGTCTCATCGCTCGAGAGGCTTCCCAACGTCGAGGTAGAGCTCGGTCATCACGACCTCGACAGAATCTGCGAGTGTGACACCGTATACTTCTCGCCCAGTATACCGAACGACGCGGAGATAGTCCGCGAGGTCCGCAACGTCGGGGTTCCGCCACTCGAGGAGCTCCTCACATGGCCAGATTCCTCCGAATTCGTCGTGGTCAGCGGAACCAACGGCAAAACAACGACAGTTCATATGATCAACTACCTACTCGACAAACTCGGTATCGATCGGGAGGTCGGTGGAAACGCCGGAGGGGGATTCGACGGGTACGCTACTCTCTACGTGCGAGCCGAGTTGGCACGTCCAAAGGTCGTGGTCTGTGAAGTGTGTGACATGACGCTGGATTATTTCTCCGACCGAGCTCCACGGTACGATGTCGCAGTCTTCTTGAACCTGGGTTTGGATCACCTGGACTACCACGGTTCGATCGAGCGGTACGCGGCCCGTGCGGCCCGTTTCTGTGATCGGGCTCGAGAGACGGCGATTGTCAAGTGTGATGGAGAGGAACGGAAGGTAGTCGAAAGGATGGAGGGCACTCCCAGATGTTATGATAGGTTAGACGTGGAGGTCGACATACCGCTCCGAGGGGAGTTCTACAGGCTGGACGCCAAAGCCGCTCTGCTGGCCGTCGCCGAGATAACCGGTGAATCACCCGAGGAGCTGGCCCAATTACTCTCGGACTTCACCGGTGTCCCCGGGCGCATCATGGAGTACAGGCTTGGTGAAGGTCGGCTGGTCATCGGGAAGACCGACAACCTCTCCGCCCTGAGAGCCGTCTTGAAGGACTACGGACCCCTAGACGTCGTCTTCTGGGGGACTCCGAGGCCGGGCGAAGATTACCGGATCGAAGGAATCGGCCGAGCCCTCCGAGAGGCGGAAGTGGAACGCGTTTACGTGTTTCCCGGCCTGTCAGAGGAGACCGTAGACGACGTTATCGAGGAGCTCGCGAGCTCCGGAATTGAGGCGTCCCGGGTAGAGACTTCCGAGGTCGCCTCGAAGGCCTTGGAACTGGCGCGACGTGGTCGGGCTGTGGGAGTGCTCGGAAACGGACAGAGTGTTATAACCTCGATACAACACGATGTCGAGCATGCGGTACGCTTTTTGACCGCTGGATCGGAGCGATCTCGGGGATGA
- a CDS encoding radical SAM protein produces MKTSTPAGSAEVDLNNLHPDLEVDRHSGYLRFRLYRLIEFEVEPEEFHRMVAAVISKRERRTVPVTLHDTRVAAPVPREVLVGVLTDLISGLAGESGKSVYTGRRVYYITETTGIPLIGHTAFGIIDRGTNVIQVRPLSGCNLCCIYCSVDEGPISRTRWRDFMVDPDYLMEWFDVVAEFKGQGLEAHLDGQGEPTLYPFLPDVVQALKEHPNVVIVSIQTNAVPLSEDLVDELVEAGIDRFNVSVNSLDPKKARAMAGRKDYDVEHVKKVVEYIAQETEADVLVAPLWLPGYNDDDIVEIIKWATRIGAGKRWPPLGIQNYLEYRFGRRPKFLRRIVPMKEFYRWLRELESRTGVRPLVLKPEHFGTEPRKSLPKPFRRGDVIKAEIVLEGRLRGEMIARAADRVIAIPDSAKILNVGDSVRVRVTRDKHNIFVGTLV; encoded by the coding sequence TTGAAGACAAGTACGCCGGCAGGGTCCGCTGAAGTCGATCTGAACAACCTACATCCAGATCTAGAAGTCGATCGACACTCCGGCTACTTACGGTTCAGACTCTACAGGCTGATCGAGTTTGAGGTGGAACCCGAAGAATTTCACAGAATGGTAGCCGCCGTAATCTCCAAACGTGAGCGGCGCACGGTGCCGGTCACCCTGCACGACACTCGTGTAGCTGCTCCGGTACCCCGTGAGGTGTTGGTCGGCGTTTTAACCGATCTCATATCCGGACTCGCCGGCGAGTCCGGGAAGAGCGTCTACACGGGTCGTAGGGTGTATTACATCACCGAGACCACGGGTATTCCGCTGATAGGTCACACGGCTTTCGGTATCATCGACCGTGGAACCAACGTAATACAGGTGCGCCCGCTCTCCGGGTGCAATCTATGCTGCATATACTGCAGTGTAGACGAAGGGCCGATCTCCCGCACGCGTTGGCGTGATTTCATGGTGGATCCCGACTACTTGATGGAGTGGTTCGACGTCGTAGCCGAGTTCAAAGGTCAGGGGCTCGAAGCACACCTCGACGGTCAAGGTGAACCCACGCTGTACCCTTTCCTGCCCGATGTGGTCCAAGCTCTCAAAGAGCACCCGAATGTCGTCATCGTCTCCATACAGACCAACGCCGTACCTCTGAGCGAAGACCTGGTGGACGAGCTTGTCGAGGCTGGAATCGACAGGTTCAACGTGAGCGTTAACTCGCTCGATCCGAAGAAGGCTCGGGCCATGGCGGGTCGGAAGGACTACGACGTCGAGCATGTGAAGAAGGTAGTCGAGTACATAGCCCAAGAGACCGAGGCCGACGTACTGGTAGCGCCGCTGTGGTTGCCGGGCTATAACGACGACGACATTGTGGAAATCATCAAGTGGGCGACGAGAATAGGTGCGGGGAAGCGGTGGCCGCCACTCGGAATCCAGAACTACTTAGAGTATAGGTTCGGCCGACGACCTAAGTTCCTGCGTCGGATTGTACCGATGAAAGAGTTCTACAGGTGGCTCAGAGAACTTGAAAGCAGGACGGGAGTTCGCCCACTGGTGCTCAAACCAGAACACTTCGGGACCGAGCCCAGGAAATCACTACCGAAACCGTTCCGACGGGGAGACGTGATCAAAGCGGAAATAGTGTTGGAAGGACGGTTACGGGGTGAGATGATAGCCCGAGCGGCCGACCGCGTTATCGCCATCCCGGACTCCGCCAAGATATTAAACGTGGGAGACAGCGTCCGGGTGAGAGTGACGAGGGACAAGCACAACATCTTCGTAGGGACCTTGGTCTGA